The region GAAAACCCCAATACTTTTAAAACTTTGTTTCCCATTACTTCTTATTATTTAAAATTGTGTTTATAAAAAAAGTCCTTTTAGTATTCACATACCAAAAGGACTTTCTTATTTATTGTTACATACAAAAACAGTATAATCAAAACAAGCCATCACTCTTGGTCACATATGTCCACATCGAACGCACAGGAAAACAAATTCCCTTATACGAAGTTGGCGTTATATGCTTAATGACTAAATTCATTACTCTGTTCTTTATATTATTATTAAAAAAAAAGCCCCTGTAGAGGTACAGAGGCTTAATAAATATTATTATTTTATTCAAAAACCTTATACCACAAAAGACATAGCCTTACATAAGACTGATAACTTTATAGAATAAAACGTATTTGAATAAATTATTTGCATGATTATATCTTTATTTATAGTCAAAAATAGGAAAAATATATTTTAACACCAAATGCTAACCTGTATTTTTTAACCAATTATTAACCTAGATAGATAATATCTCCTCTTTACTTAATAGTTCCTCTCTCTTAAACCTAAGCAAAACCTGTGCCACCGCTACTACATCCTTCTCACAATACACAATGATTCTATCGATATCTTTATCCTCATAGTACACTTTAGCCACTTCACTACCATCAATATCGTCTTTTGGCGATGGAATATTCAATATTCTAGTCAAAAGCTTCAAAGAAGTGAAATTTTTATAATCTCCAACTTTCCATAACTCCATGGTATCTAGATGATTTACCTCCCAGGGCTTCTTCCCAATTATACACAACTTATTGGGGATTTTAACCCCATTAATCAACATACGCCTCACCACAAATGGGACATCAAACTCCTTGATATTATGTCCACATAATACGTAAGTAGGATCATTAAAATGAGTATCAAGTAAAACACCAAACTCTGTCAACAAAGTAGCTTCCTCCCCAGAGAAAGAAGTTACCCTAAACTGTCTATCGCCATTCTTATAAGTGAAGTACTCCACAGAGATACAAACCACCTTACCAAACTCTGCCCAAATCCCTGCTCGCTCATAAAACTCACTTGCAGTCTGACCATCTTTGCGTTGATAAGCTGTCTTGGTATCAAACAAACCCTGCATCTCTTCATCTAAGCCATCAAAATATTCGCATACAGGTACAGTCTCTATATCAAAAAACAGCAAATGTTCTAATACAAGATTTCTTAGCATAGCTTATTTTCTTTGCGCTAACATATTATACGCCTCATCTATATAGGTATACAGATCATTACTATGAGGATCTGTGTCTGTCTGTACCCCTTTAAAGTGTCCGAGACGTACGATAATCACATTGTCTTTAGGAGACACAATCACGAACTGACCTAAATGTCCACGCATATAGAAGAAGTCTTGCCCTTTATGATTCACCATCCACCAGCCGTAACCATACTCAGGAGAATTCTTAAAGCGCGGTGTCACTGATTTATCTACAAATGACTGATCTAATATCTGCACCCCATTCCACATTCCATGGTCTTTATATAATTTACCAAATCTAGCGAAGTCACGAGCATTACTCGTAAAGCAGCAATAAGACTTCTCTACTCCATCCCCTTTATGGTCTAACTGCCATAACGCAGGGTTCTCAGCTCCCATCGGTTTCCAGAAGTATTCTGACACATAATCCGTCATATACTTACCTGTAGCTTTCTCCAGTACCATCGTTAACAGCTCAGTATCTCCACTTTTATAAATAAACTCTTGTCCCGGCTTATCCTTAATCTCTAAGCCAAGCATCACTCCTCTCAAATCTTTGTCAAAATAAGCTCTAGTCACAATAGAGAACGGACTGTAATATGCCTCATCCCAATCTAAACCTGACGACATAGAAGACAAATCCCCTACTGTCAACTCGTCCTTATATTTTCCTTTTAACTCCGGTAAAAACTCAATTACTTTCTGATCTAAGCTCTTAATCTCTCCTCTCTGCAACGCCTTACCAAGTACAGCAGACACCACACTTTTAGCCATCGAGAACGAGTTGCTATAAGAATCCTTATCATACCCATCATAATATGCCTCATAGAAGATACTATCATTCTTAATCACCATATACGCGATAGACTGTAACTCTTTATGTGTCTTCTCTAAACTATCACTCGCCTTCACTGTATTATAATCCTTCGTAAATGCCCACGGTTGCCCCACGTCATTTTTAATCTCTCTAGTTGGAAAGTATTTATAATCATCTAAGAATGCAGTCTTATACCCATTAAAGTAAACAGTACGCACCGCAGTGAATAAATAATCCACCTTAAATATATAAGCCAAAGCAACGATTAATACTATAACAATAGCCAGCCACTTCAGAATCTTCTTTAATATCCTCATAATAGTTTAAATAATTGGTTCTTATAAAATTAGAAAAATAAAACTCTAAAACTAGAGGAAGTGTTAATTTTTATTTCTCATACTCTTCACTTATTATTCTTCCTCCTACTTAATACCATTTCTCAACTAGTCGTAGATTGCGTATCAATACGAGAACCATTACTCGACTAATCTTTCTGAGAGCGACTATCTACGGCGAATACTCGAGTAACTGTCGAGCAACTCGCTATTAATACTGATTCCCACTGGGGTTGAGAGAACTAGTAGAAATAGACTTAATCAACTAAAAATAAATTAACTAATTTAAAAACAACTATTTAAGCATATTTGTTGTTCCAAAAAAACATATGCTATTTTTTTAGAATTATGCTATTTAAGGCTATAATGGGATAGTTTTTCAAAAAAAAAGAGATATGCAATGGATATTTTGAAAGTAAATAGAGCTATAATGAAGAGAAAATAAAAAAAGTAGTTCATATTTTCTTAAATTCTATAGAATGGGAGGTAGCAGAGAGATGTAATTTAACCCTAAATCAAGATAAAGCTAATGAAAGAACTAAAATACAGAAAATCAAAGCAGTATTTGGCAGACGTTTAATCTAGGATTATATTTGCACTTTTAAAATTAGATTTGAATTACGACTATGCACTTTATATCACCAGAATTAGAAGATTACGCAGCTATGCATTCAGAGAATGAGCCTGAATTACTAGCAAAATTAGATAAGGAAACCTACCAAAAAGTATTGCAACCTAGGATGCTTAGTGGACATTTTCAAGGTCGATTTTTAAGTATGATTTCAAAGTTAGTAAACCCTCTGCATATATTAGAAGTAGGTACATTCACAGGGTATGCAACACTTAGCCTAGCTGAAGGACTAAGAGCTGATGGTACGATAGACACAATAGATGTAAACGAAGAACTAGTAGAATTTCAACGTAAATACTTTGATCTATCAGGTCACGGAGATCAGATCAGACAGCATTTAGGGAGTGCATTAGATATCATCCCTACGTTAGATAAGAAGTTTGATTTGGTGTTTTTAGATGCAGATAAGAAAAACTACACGAACTACTTTCACCTTATTATAGAGAAGATGAACAAGGGAGGAATTATCCTTTCTGACAACGTATTATGGTCAGGTAAGGTAGTCGAAGAAATTAAGTGGAACGATAGAGCTACTATAGAAATAGATCAATATAACAAGCTACTGAAAGAAGATCCACGTGTAGAGACTATACTTCTACCGATCAGAGATGGACTGACAGTATCTAGAGTATTATAATAAAAAAAGGCTTAACACACTGATGTTAAGCCTTTTTTTATAATTTTTAAACTAACTTATATTTTCGTTCTAACCATTTAAATAGTTGGTAGAATAATGTTCCAGTAATTGTCCCTGCACACATACCTACAACTATATCTCCTGGGAAGTGCAGTGATAGATAGATTCGACTATAGGCAAATACTAATGGAAATATAAATACAAAGAATGTATACTTATAATACCTTCTCAATAAAAAGAATAAGAACACCATCGTAGCCGTAGAGTTAGAAGCATGTCCAGAGAAAAAACTATTTGTATCGCTACATTTTACTATTCGCAACAATGCTTGAATATCCTCCGTATTACAGGGTCTAGGTCTAGCAAAATACCTCTTAACAAGATTAGTAAATTGATCTGTAAAGGCAATTAATCCAGCGATAACAAGTAATACTATACCCAATGTTTTTAGAGAAACCTTCTTATATACTAGATATAACAATAGTAGATAAAAAGGCATCCAATTTAATTGTTTAGTAATAAACAACCAAAATGCATCATAACTAGCACTTCCTAGATTATTAAGATAGACTAATAATTCTTTATCTGATTGTATAATTGATTCTATCATTACATCTGTCTTTTAATAGGTCCAGTGATACTCTCGATATCTTCTTTTTGTTTTTCTACTTCGTTCTGTATATCCTGTAATGGATTGATATCTTTTAAAGGGTTAACATCCATATCAAAAGTTTCGGTAATCTCTTTCTTAATACCTGATTCTTCTGCACTTTTATTAATTTCGTGTTTGATATCATTCGTAGCATTCTTTACTTGTGCCATAAATTTACCAAACGCACGTGCCATCTCTGGCACCTTATCAGAACCAAATAACATCAAGATAATTAATATAATGAAAAATATTTCACCTCCGCCTATTCCAAACATAGTATGGTTTTTATAATTTATAAGATTACAAATCTACGAAGTTTATTAAATTCTCACGTAGATTTTCGCATAAAGCATGTGTTAAACTATTCTAACTTAGCCTGCTTTCCTACTTCAAGTTCTTTTTGACTTATAAGTTCGATAAAGTAGAGGGCAAGTTCACCTGTACGACTTTTTACTTTATTTGCATCAGGATTTGTAACACTCAAGTAAGAAGACATTAGCTCATCTGTAGCTACATAATATGCAAATCCATTGATATAATCTTTAGGAATACTATAATCTTTAATTAATTTTTCATCAGACATTATATTCAAGAATCTGTCTTTTCTACTCTCTTGTCTTTCATAGGCTAAGGCTTTTTTAAGCATTTTTGTTCGCCCAGAAATCATGTTAACAACAGCATCTACTGAGATTAATCCACTTCCTGTGGTTGCTGTATAGATCTTCCTTTCAGCAGGAGTTCTTACTTTTGTCCCTTTGGGTACTAATCCTAGAGATTCTGCTGTTATTTTAGTAATTACTATTTCATCCAATTCATAATAAAGAGAATTGGGTTCTAAAGGAATTAAAACAACATCTCTCTTAAAGTCGATTTCATCTAATTTATGTCGGTAGCCTAAAAACAAAGCACCTGCAAACATCAGTGTATCATTTTCTTGTGCTTTTAAACGAAAATATCCACCTGGTTTTGTCATAAATGACTCTCCTGTATTGATATTTGCTACATAGATTCCCTCTAATCTCTTTGTACTAGATACAACTTTACCATCTATCATCTTCCTTTCCTGACCAAATGCTACAAAAACATTTAATATCATTAAAAAAGCTATAAAAAATCTCATCATTCTTCAATTATTGCTGTAAAAATATTCTATTCTAAATAATGCACAAATTTTACGCCTCCAAACTTATGTTAAATAAGTTTATTTTATCATACTACTAGGATATTACTTATGAACAATTCTTTATTACTCCCTTCTATACTAACAACATCACAATGTGTAGCAGTATTACATTCTTGACTCTTTATCAAATGGAAAGTCAACAAGAAACAGTTTTATATTATTAAATCTCTTCATGCTCTATAATGCTATTTTGACTTATTATCAAGCATGTCTAAATATTCAAATACAATAGGAGTAATCACACGTTCTAAAGCTTTAGAATCAACAAGATTAGAGTTTAATAATTCTTTCACTTCCTCTTTTGTAATTGCATAATACACAAAACTTTCTGTGTAATCAGCAGGTATTTTAAAATAATTTATTAATCGTACGTTGCTAATAACATCCAAAAACTTATCTACCCTAAAGCCTTCTCTCTCATACTCCAAACTTTTCTTAAGTATAGATGTTCGTCCTGATAGCCAATTATAGAGAGGTTCTACAATTCCAGATTTTGCAAACCTTAATTTGCGTTCCGCAGGAGTATATTTCTTTCCCATTCCATCAAATAGTCCTAATGAACCCCCATCATACTTAGTAATAACAATTTCATTCAGCTGATTCATGGTATACAATTGTTCTAATGGAAATAGCACAGGGTTTCGTTTAAGATCTAATTCATTGACCACATAAGTATATTCTATGTAGAAAGGACTAGTAAACTTAAGTGTATCTCTCAATTCACTGGCAATATCAAAATAACCTGTTTTGTCAGAGATAACAGAATTCCCCTTTGTAGTATTAGTGATCAGTATATCCTCTTTACTTCCTTCTCGAGTAATTATTCTTCCGTGTATAGCTGTATTGTTTTCTTGTGCATTTCCTATGTGATAAAAAAGAAAAAAAGAAATACAAAATAGCAGGTGTTTAACATTCATGTTTAGTGTGAATTTTAATAAGGTGGTTGGTTAACTTCTATTCCTACTTTTGCAGTAACTTCATATTGCAAACTAATACTAAGTCATCTCCATTTCACTTAGTCTAAAACTATCGTTATAGCATCTTGTTTTTTAAGCTTAGGAATACTTAATAAAAGTAGCTCGCAACAAAATCTAAACGAGCCTAAAATACGTCATAAACGAATAAACAAAATGCAATTATTCACAATAGACTTAAGCACAATATGACTAAAGAGCTCTTAATATATCTTTCTTAGAATTACTTTATAGTATTTGGCTAATGCTAAGTCAGGGTTAAAAGGTAACTGTCTTCTTAGAACGAATACTTCTACTGAAAAT is a window of Myroides oncorhynchi DNA encoding:
- a CDS encoding serine hydrolase domain-containing protein, producing MRILKKILKWLAIVIVLIVALAYIFKVDYLFTAVRTVYFNGYKTAFLDDYKYFPTREIKNDVGQPWAFTKDYNTVKASDSLEKTHKELQSIAYMVIKNDSIFYEAYYDGYDKDSYSNSFSMAKSVVSAVLGKALQRGEIKSLDQKVIEFLPELKGKYKDELTVGDLSSMSSGLDWDEAYYSPFSIVTRAYFDKDLRGVMLGLEIKDKPGQEFIYKSGDTELLTMVLEKATGKYMTDYVSEYFWKPMGAENPALWQLDHKGDGVEKSYCCFTSNARDFARFGKLYKDHGMWNGVQILDQSFVDKSVTPRFKNSPEYGYGWWMVNHKGQDFFYMRGHLGQFVIVSPKDNVIIVRLGHFKGVQTDTDPHSNDLYTYIDEAYNMLAQRK
- a CDS encoding Sec-independent protein translocase subunit TatA/TatB — encoded protein: MFGIGGGEIFFIILIILMLFGSDKVPEMARAFGKFMAQVKNATNDIKHEINKSAEESGIKKEITETFDMDVNPLKDINPLQDIQNEVEKQKEDIESITGPIKRQM
- a CDS encoding O-methyltransferase; protein product: MHFISPELEDYAAMHSENEPELLAKLDKETYQKVLQPRMLSGHFQGRFLSMISKLVNPLHILEVGTFTGYATLSLAEGLRADGTIDTIDVNEELVEFQRKYFDLSGHGDQIRQHLGSALDIIPTLDKKFDLVFLDADKKNYTNYFHLIIEKMNKGGIILSDNVLWSGKVVEEIKWNDRATIEIDQYNKLLKEDPRVETILLPIRDGLTVSRVL
- a CDS encoding phosphatase PAP2 family protein, which translates into the protein MIESIIQSDKELLVYLNNLGSASYDAFWLFITKQLNWMPFYLLLLYLVYKKVSLKTLGIVLLVIAGLIAFTDQFTNLVKRYFARPRPCNTEDIQALLRIVKCSDTNSFFSGHASNSTATMVFLFFLLRRYYKYTFFVFIFPLVFAYSRIYLSLHFPGDIVVGMCAGTITGTLFYQLFKWLERKYKLV
- a CDS encoding 3'-5' exonuclease, giving the protein MLRNLVLEHLLFFDIETVPVCEYFDGLDEEMQGLFDTKTAYQRKDGQTASEFYERAGIWAEFGKVVCISVEYFTYKNGDRQFRVTSFSGEEATLLTEFGVLLDTHFNDPTYVLCGHNIKEFDVPFVVRRMLINGVKIPNKLCIIGKKPWEVNHLDTMELWKVGDYKNFTSLKLLTRILNIPSPKDDIDGSEVAKVYYEDKDIDRIIVYCEKDVVAVAQVLLRFKREELLSKEEILSI